In a genomic window of Corvus hawaiiensis isolate bCorHaw1 chromosome Z, bCorHaw1.pri.cur, whole genome shotgun sequence:
- the LOC125320262 gene encoding serine/threonine-protein kinase PAK 3-like, with translation MPCQTRGELFPAQEQLEQLRQQVEEPQENGQNIKAEPQAELPKAQSDIKAAKRRNKEDIRSIQEEKNLHQHRSDLQDQVSVRAEATPLMKHPLSSSLQNIDKQLQAELQETEARIKAREKRLDEGMKIIQEEINLLLQKQEALEKRVEVWTSHLAACKDFQQVIGHKEPQGWRGAQELSLLQLEPVLKMVEERGTQWEQISTGSLMEPAPAAAALSKGAFAAQPEKWSQGSLLSSNTDTASSHQQEMEDYFLELLSKMVSMENPVTKYTELENIGSGGFGEVCRALDNATGGEVAIKKINLQGLRRKEVTVNELMVMKMNRNPNLVNYLDSYLVDDELWLVMEYMDGGTLSDAINEMYISEYEMAAISRECLQGLDFLHSNHVIHRDVKSCNILLRTDGSVKLADFGLSAQLTPEQNLRSSVVGTSWWMAPEVVTGQPYGPKVDIWSLGIVGIEMVERQVPHWNESRTSAELLIATGGTPQLQQPNLFSALLRHFLSCCLQKNEEQRWSAKELLQHPFVTSAKPVSILLPLIQSVKKWKEEEKRWQCQSIHSGLFSS, from the exons ATGCCTTGCCAGACTCGGGGagagctgttcccagcccaagagcagctggagcagctcaggcagcaggTGGAAGAGCCACAAGAGAATGGCCAG AACATCAAGGCAGAGCCACAAGCAGAGCTGCCCAAAGCCCAGAGTGACATCAAAGCAGCAAAGAGGAGGAACAAGGAAGACATCAGAAGCATCCAAGAGGAGAAGAATCTCCATCAGCACAGGAGCGATCTACAAGACCAGGTGAGTGTAAGAGCTGAAGCCACTCCACTCATGAAACatcctctctcttcttctttgcAGAACATCGACAaacagctgcaggcagagctgcaggaaactgAGGCTAGGATCAAGGCAAGGGAGAAGAGGCTGGATGAAGGAATGAAAATCATCCAAGAGGAAATTAATCTTCTACTCCAAAAGCAAGAGGCTCTAGAAAAGCGA GTGGAAGTGTGGACATCTCACCTGGCAGCCTGCAAAGACTTCCAGCAAGTGATTGGCCACAAAGAGCCCCAAGGCTGGCGTGGGGCACAGGaactgtccctgctgcagcttgaGCCCGTCCTGAAGATGGTGGAAGAAAGGGGGACTCAATGGGAGCAG ATCTCCACAGGCTCTCTCATggaacctgctccagcagcagcagcattgtcTAAAGGAGCCTTTGCAGCCCAGCCTGAGAAGTGGAGCCAGGGAAGTTTGCTCAGCTCCAACACTGACACAGCTTCTTCCCATCAACAGGAGATGGAAGATTACTTCCTGGAGCTACTGA GCAAAATGGTGAGCATGGAAAATCCGGTGACGAAATACACTGAACTGGAAAATATCGGCAGTGG gGGTTTCGGAGAAGTTTGTAGAGCACTCGACAATGCCACAGGAGGAGAG GTGgccataaagaaaattaatctccAAGGACTGAGGAGAAAGGAAGTAACTGTCAATGAACTCATGGTCATGAAGATGAATAGGAATCCCAACCTGGTCAACTATTTAGACAG ctACCTTGTGGATGATGAACTCTGGCTGGTGATGGAGTACATGGATGGAGGCACTCTGAGTGATGCCATCAATGAGATGTACATATCTGAATATGAGATGGCAGCCATCAGTCGGGAG tgCCTGCAAGGACTGGATTTTCTTCACTCAAACCATGTCATCCATCGAGATGTGAAGAGCTGCAACATCCTTCTCAGAACTGACGGCTCTGTCAAGCTGG CTGATTTTGGCCTCTCTGCTCAGCTCACCCCTGAGCAGAATCTAAGGAGCTCAGTGGTTGGGACGTCTTGGTGGATGGCGCCTGAGGTTGTGACAGGTCAACCATATGGCCCCAAAGTGGACATATGGTCTCTTGGAATTGTGGGAATCGAAATGGTGGAACGACAAGTTCCTCACTGGAATGAAAGTCGTACCTCG gctgaactccTGATAGCCACAGGAGggaccccacagctgcagcagcccaaTCTATTCTCGGCTTTGCTGCGTCacttcctgagctgctgcctgcagaaaaACGAGGAACAGCGCTGGTCTGCCAAGGAGCTCCTGCAG cATCCATTTGTAACATCAGCCAAGCCTGTGTCCATCTTGCTGCCACTGATCCAGtcagtgaagaagtggaaggaggaggagaaaagatggCAGTGCCAATCCATCCATTCAGGACTATTTTCTTCATGA